In the Brevundimonas sp. LM2 genome, CGGCCCGATCCAGACGCCGCTGGTCAGGGGCTGGATCGGATTCTGGCTGCGCGCCCAGTCGAACGCCTGGGGCAGCAGTTCCTCGATCCGCTTCATCTCGTCGGCCAGCTGTTCGTCGAGATAGCTGCCCCCACCCTGGTTGTCGGGCTCGTTCCAGATGTCCCAGGCCAGCACGCGCTGATCCTGGGCGAAGGCCCCGACCACGCCCTCGACATAGGCCCGGAAGCGGGCGTCGTTGCGCGGGTCGATCAGGTCGGTGCGGCCCGGGCTCTGCACCCAGCCGGAGTTGTGCACGCCGGGGATCGGCCGATGCTGCGGCCCCAGCACCGGGTCCGGGTTCCAGCAGCTGTCGAACAGCACCAGCATGACCTTGATGCCGTGCTTGTCGGCGATGGCCAGAAACTGGTCGACGCGCTGGATCAGACCGGCCGAGTCCTGCTGCCACAGCAGGTCGTGCAGATAGACCCGCATGACGTTCATGCCGAACTTCTCATGCGCCCAACCCAGTTCGCGGTCGATCGCCTCGGCGTCGAAGGTCTCGGCCTGGAACATCTCCAGCTGATTGATGGCGCTGGAGGTCGTGTAGTTGGCGCCCACCATCCACGGCTGGGCCGCGTACCAGGCGTCGGCCTTCGCGACGGTCCACCGATCGGAGTCGCCGGCGATCGCGCGGCTCACCGCGCGCGGAGACGGCTCCTGAGCCGCCGCGATGCCGGGCAGAGCCAGGCACAGGCTGGCCCCAAGGACGTACGGCAGCAGACGGAATGGACGCATGGTCGGGAAACTCCTCGGAAAGTCGGGTCGGTTCAGCGGCGGGGGGTGGTCGAAAAACGGAACACCATGTGGTTGCGGTAGGTCTGGCCGGGATCCAGCCGCACCGAGCCGAACGCGGGCTGGTTCGGCGTATCGGGGAACATCTGGGGTTCCAGCACGACCGCATCGCCCATCCGGTAAATCCGGTCCGACTTGCCGACGATCGTCCCGTCGAAGAAATTCCCCGAATAGAACTGCACCCCGGGCTGATCCGAGATCAGCTCCATCGTGCGGCCCGAAACGGGGTCCTCCAGCCGGGCGATCATGCGC is a window encoding:
- a CDS encoding cellulase family glycosylhydrolase, with translation MRPFRLLPYVLGASLCLALPGIAAAQEPSPRAVSRAIAGDSDRWTVAKADAWYAAQPWMVGANYTTSSAINQLEMFQAETFDAEAIDRELGWAHEKFGMNVMRVYLHDLLWQQDSAGLIQRVDQFLAIADKHGIKVMLVLFDSCWNPDPVLGPQHRPIPGVHNSGWVQSPGRTDLIDPRNDARFRAYVEGVVGAFAQDQRVLAWDIWNEPDNQGGGSYLDEQLADEMKRIEELLPQAFDWARSQNPIQPLTSGVWIGPDWSPGSPTLNGIQRAQLANSDVITWHNYEWPEQFEGRIAQLRPYGRPMIVTEWLARGNGSNVETILPIARRENIGMINWGLIDGDTQTRMPWDSWERPYTLQEPTIWFHDLMRRDGTPYRQREAEVFKRTISEPAPTAP